The following proteins come from a genomic window of Pseudomonas sp. WJP1:
- a CDS encoding chemotaxis protein CheB, whose amino-acid sequence MSSATGLPSIEAIVIGASAGGVEALLNILGPLRVGFGLPIIVVLHLPAERRSHLAEVFARRVSLPVLEAMDKTPVQAGTLYFATPGYHLSVEQDRSFSLSLEDRVHHSRPAIDYLFESAADAYGPNLAAVLLTGANQDGAKGMSQVKRRGGLTIVQDPDEAQVATMPQAALDILQPDHILPIRGIGRLLVELERIAC is encoded by the coding sequence ATGAGCAGCGCAACGGGTTTACCTTCCATAGAAGCGATTGTGATCGGCGCATCGGCTGGCGGAGTTGAGGCGCTGCTCAACATCCTGGGTCCCCTGCGTGTGGGTTTCGGATTGCCGATCATCGTCGTCCTGCACTTGCCGGCCGAACGCCGTAGCCACTTGGCGGAAGTCTTCGCCCGGCGAGTGTCGCTGCCGGTCCTGGAGGCTATGGACAAGACCCCGGTGCAAGCCGGAACCCTGTATTTCGCCACGCCCGGGTATCACTTGTCGGTTGAGCAGGACCGCAGCTTTTCCCTGAGCCTGGAGGACCGTGTGCATCACTCGCGGCCGGCCATCGATTACCTGTTCGAATCCGCCGCCGATGCCTACGGTCCGAACCTGGCCGCGGTGTTGCTGACCGGTGCCAATCAGGATGGCGCCAAGGGCATGTCCCAGGTCAAGCGGCGGGGCGGGTTGACCATCGTCCAGGACCCGGACGAGGCCCAGGTCGCGACCATGCCCCAGGCGGCGCTGGATATTCTGCAACCCGATCACATACTCCCCATACGCGGCATCGGCCGCTTGCTTGTCGAGCTGGAACGAATCGCATGCTAA
- a CDS encoding CheR family methyltransferase produces MQSDYPGERSSEIELRLLIEAIYLKYSYDFRDYSGASIKRRVTHALSQFECNTISALQEKVLHDPTAFMQLLQLLTIPVSEMFRDPSHFLAIRREVVPLLKTYPSIKIWIAGCSTGEEVYSMAILLREEGLLERTIIYATDINPRSLEKAKQGIFSMENVRAYTSNYQQAGGKCSFADYYTAAYGYAIFDKSLCENVTFADHSLATDSVFSETQLISCRNVLIYFNKKLQDRAFGLFHESLCHRGFLVLGSKETPDFSAFGNQFTPLVKQERIYRKS; encoded by the coding sequence GTGCAGAGCGATTATCCAGGAGAGCGAAGCAGCGAAATCGAATTGCGCTTGTTGATCGAGGCGATCTACCTCAAGTACAGCTACGATTTTCGCGATTACTCCGGCGCATCGATCAAGCGCCGGGTGACGCACGCCTTGAGCCAGTTCGAGTGCAACACCATCTCGGCGTTGCAGGAAAAGGTCCTGCACGACCCGACGGCGTTCATGCAGTTGCTGCAATTGCTGACGATTCCGGTCAGTGAAATGTTTCGCGACCCTTCGCACTTCCTGGCCATCCGCCGTGAGGTGGTACCGTTGCTCAAGACCTACCCGTCGATCAAGATCTGGATCGCCGGCTGCAGCACCGGCGAAGAAGTCTATTCGATGGCCATCCTGTTGCGCGAAGAAGGCCTGCTCGAGCGCACCATTATCTACGCCACCGACATCAATCCGCGCTCGCTGGAAAAAGCCAAGCAGGGGATTTTTTCCATGGAGAATGTCCGCGCCTACACTTCCAACTACCAGCAGGCCGGGGGCAAGTGCTCCTTTGCCGACTACTACACGGCAGCCTATGGGTACGCGATTTTCGACAAGTCGCTGTGCGAAAACGTCACCTTTGCCGATCACAGCCTGGCAACGGACAGCGTATTTTCAGAAACTCAGTTAATTTCATGTCGTAATGTATTGATTTATTTTAATAAAAAACTCCAGGATCGTGCTTTCGGATTGTTTCATGAGTCGCTTTGCCACCGCGGCTTCCTGGTGCTGGGCAGCAAGGAAACCCCGGATTTTTCAGCCTTCGGCAACCAGTTCACGCCGTTGGTCAAACAAGAACGGATCTATCGCAAATCATGA
- a CDS encoding response regulator, with the protein MTSESSVDEQRFRKLLSRNIGLPLGVGAISAVFFVSLITYLLSTIQWVEHTDRVINNANEAVKLTVDLETGMRGYLLTSDDKFLEPYETARPRIAVVLRTLLELTADNPVQTDRLHRLESLQQEWAGYAQSMIELQRSNGDYRGAVRAGKGKRLTDEIRKQYEDVIDMEQQLRATRNEEVRRTTIWSITLYLLFIAGISGLLAYIGRRDLVNLSQSYAGTLAAQLASAQRLEQQAWLRNGQTQLAEQVLGQLSLNLLGRNILQFCAQYLGTAVAAIYVREEHGGLRRVASYGFSREQQEREQQIYSDEGIVGQVAQQARLIRLDDVPGDYFKVSSGLGEGLPRSVLVVPTSDDERVNGVIELGFLRPLTDRDIDLLELIAGNIGTSIEAARYRQRLQEVLAETQQLNEELQVQQEELKTANEELEEQSRVLKESQAHLETQQVELEQTNEQLAEQAQVLADQRDAMDLKNTELNQAQAQLEERAEELQRSSKYKSEFLANMSHELRTPLNSSLILAKLLAENPQENLSAEQVKFAESIYSAGNDLLNLINDILDISKVEAGKLEIRPENTSVARLVDGLRGMFQPLAADKQLDFQVELQDGAPTMMFTDRQRVEQIIKNLLSNAVKFTEKGRVALTVTAAPNEGIAFIVSDSGIGIADDQQESIFEAFRQADGTTNRRYGGTGLGLSISRDLAALLGGSINVASTPGQGSQFSLVLPQQYVEPGDEPVEPLRASPVLTPTQAAPSAIAPAVVPEIARFADDRLKAPFTVRCILVVEDEPNFAHILYDLAHELGYQCLVAHGADEGYDLATQFIPDAILLDMRLPDHSGLTVLQRLKEHAETRHIPVHVISVEDRVEAAMHMGAIGYAVKPTTREELKDVFARLEAKLTQKVKRVLLVEDDDLQRDSISRLIGDDDIEITAVGLAQDALALLRTTVFDCMIIDLKLPDMLGNDLLKRMSTEDICSFPPVIVYTGRNLTRDEEAELRRYSRSIIIKGARSPERLLDEVTLFLHKVESRLSHDRQKMLKTARSRDKVFEGRKVLLVDDDVRNIFALTSALEQKGAVVIIGRNGREAIERLNEFEDIDLVLMDVMMPEMDGFEATTLIRKEARWRKLPIIAVTAKAMKDDQERCLQAGANDYLAKPIDLDRLFSLIRVWLPKMERI; encoded by the coding sequence ATGACCTCTGAGTCTTCGGTTGATGAGCAGCGATTTCGCAAGCTCCTGAGCCGCAACATCGGCCTGCCGCTGGGCGTCGGCGCCATCAGTGCGGTGTTTTTCGTGTCGCTGATCACTTACTTGCTGTCGACGATCCAGTGGGTCGAGCACACCGACCGGGTGATCAATAACGCCAATGAGGCGGTCAAGCTGACGGTCGACCTGGAAACCGGCATGCGCGGTTACCTGCTCACCAGCGACGATAAATTTCTCGAACCCTATGAAACGGCCAGACCACGCATCGCGGTCGTGCTCAGGACCTTGCTCGAACTGACCGCCGACAACCCGGTCCAGACCGACCGCTTGCACAGGCTCGAATCCCTGCAGCAGGAGTGGGCCGGTTACGCGCAATCGATGATCGAGCTGCAGCGCAGCAACGGTGACTACCGTGGGGCGGTCAGGGCCGGCAAAGGCAAGCGCCTGACCGATGAGATCCGCAAGCAGTACGAAGACGTGATCGACATGGAGCAGCAGTTGCGCGCCACGCGTAACGAGGAAGTGCGCCGTACCACGATCTGGAGCATCACCCTGTACCTGTTGTTCATTGCCGGTATCAGCGGGTTGCTGGCGTACATCGGCCGCCGCGACCTGGTCAATCTGTCGCAAAGCTACGCAGGGACATTGGCGGCGCAACTGGCCAGCGCCCAGCGCCTGGAGCAACAGGCCTGGCTGCGCAATGGCCAGACCCAACTGGCCGAGCAAGTGTTGGGGCAACTGTCGCTCAACTTGCTGGGCCGCAATATCCTGCAGTTCTGCGCGCAGTACCTGGGCACTGCCGTGGCGGCCATTTATGTGCGCGAAGAACACGGCGGTCTGCGTCGCGTGGCGTCCTACGGGTTTTCCCGCGAGCAGCAGGAGCGTGAGCAGCAGATCTACAGCGACGAAGGCATTGTCGGCCAGGTGGCGCAACAGGCCCGCCTGATTCGCCTGGACGATGTGCCCGGCGACTATTTCAAGGTCAGTTCCGGTCTCGGCGAAGGTTTGCCGCGCAGTGTGCTGGTGGTGCCGACCAGCGACGACGAGCGGGTCAATGGCGTCATCGAGCTGGGCTTCCTGCGCCCGCTGACCGACCGCGACATCGATTTGCTGGAACTCATTGCCGGCAATATCGGTACCTCCATCGAGGCGGCGCGTTATCGCCAACGTTTGCAGGAAGTGCTCGCCGAAACCCAGCAACTCAACGAAGAGTTGCAGGTGCAGCAGGAAGAGCTCAAGACCGCCAACGAAGAGCTTGAAGAGCAATCAAGGGTGCTCAAGGAATCCCAGGCACACCTGGAAACCCAGCAGGTCGAGCTGGAACAGACCAACGAACAACTCGCCGAACAGGCGCAGGTGTTGGCCGATCAGCGCGATGCCATGGACCTGAAGAACACCGAGCTCAACCAGGCCCAGGCCCAGCTCGAAGAGCGCGCCGAAGAATTGCAGCGTTCGAGCAAATACAAATCCGAATTCCTTGCCAACATGTCCCACGAGCTGCGCACGCCGTTGAACAGTTCGCTGATCCTGGCCAAGTTGCTGGCGGAAAACCCGCAGGAAAACCTGAGTGCCGAACAGGTCAAGTTTGCCGAGTCGATCTATTCGGCCGGCAACGACCTGCTCAACCTGATCAACGACATTCTCGATATCTCCAAGGTCGAAGCCGGCAAACTGGAGATACGCCCGGAAAACACCAGCGTGGCGCGCCTGGTGGACGGCTTGCGCGGGATGTTCCAGCCGTTGGCGGCGGACAAGCAGCTGGACTTCCAGGTCGAGTTGCAGGACGGTGCGCCAACCATGATGTTCACCGACCGCCAGCGCGTGGAGCAGATCATCAAGAATCTGCTCTCCAATGCCGTGAAGTTCACCGAGAAAGGGCGGGTCGCCCTGACCGTGACCGCAGCGCCGAACGAAGGCATTGCCTTTATCGTCAGCGATTCGGGTATCGGTATTGCCGACGATCAACAGGAAAGTATTTTCGAAGCCTTTCGCCAGGCCGATGGCACCACCAATCGGCGTTACGGCGGCACCGGGCTGGGCCTGTCGATTTCCCGTGACCTGGCCGCGCTGCTCGGCGGCTCGATCAATGTCGCCAGCACGCCGGGGCAGGGCAGCCAGTTCAGCCTGGTGCTGCCGCAGCAGTACGTCGAACCGGGTGATGAGCCCGTGGAGCCGTTGCGCGCCTCGCCGGTCCTCACGCCAACCCAGGCCGCCCCCAGCGCGATTGCGCCAGCGGTGGTCCCGGAGATTGCTCGGTTCGCGGATGACCGCCTCAAGGCACCCTTCACCGTGCGGTGCATCCTGGTGGTGGAGGACGAGCCGAATTTTGCGCACATCCTCTATGACCTCGCCCATGAACTGGGTTACCAGTGCCTGGTGGCCCACGGTGCCGACGAAGGCTACGACCTGGCCACGCAATTCATACCGGACGCCATCCTGCTGGACATGCGCCTGCCGGATCATTCCGGGCTGACGGTGCTGCAACGCCTGAAGGAACACGCCGAGACCCGCCATATTCCGGTGCATGTGATTTCGGTCGAAGACCGGGTCGAAGCGGCGATGCACATGGGGGCCATCGGTTATGCGGTCAAGCCGACCACCCGCGAAGAGCTCAAGGACGTGTTCGCGCGCCTGGAAGCCAAGCTGACCCAGAAGGTCAAGCGCGTGCTGCTGGTCGAGGACGACGACTTGCAGCGCGATAGCATTTCCCGGCTGATCGGCGATGATGACATCGAGATCACCGCCGTCGGCCTGGCGCAGGATGCCCTGGCATTGCTGCGCACCACCGTGTTCGATTGCATGATCATCGACCTCAAGCTACCGGACATGCTCGGCAACGATCTGCTCAAGCGCATGTCCACCGAAGACATCTGCTCGTTTCCGCCGGTGATCGTCTACACCGGGCGCAACCTGACCCGGGACGAAGAAGCCGAACTGCGCCGCTATTCGCGCTCGATCATCATCAAGGGCGCGCGCTCTCCCGAGCGCCTGCTGGACGAAGTGACACTTTTTCTGCACAAAGTCGAATCGCGGTTGTCCCATGACCGGCAGAAGATGCTCAAGACCGCCCGCAGCCGCGACAAGGTGTTCGAGGGGCGCAAGGTACTGCTGGTGGACGACGATGTGCGCAACATCTTCGCCCTCACCAGCGCGCTGGAGCAAAAGGGCGCTGTCGTGATCATCGGCCGCAACGGTCGTGAAGCGATTGAGCGATTGAATGAATTCGAAGACATCGATCTGGTATTGATGGACGTGATGATGCCGGAAATGGATGGTTTCGAAGCCACCACCTTGATCCGCAAGGAGGCGCGCTGGCGCAAACTGCCGATCATCGCGGTGACGGCCAAGGCCATGAAGGACGATCAGGAGCGCTGCCTGCAGGCCGGCGCCAACGATTACCTGGCCAAGCCCATCGACCTCGATCGCCTGTTTTCGCTGATTCGTGTGTGGTTACCGAAGATGGAACGTATTTAA
- a CDS encoding response regulator, translated as MSANAPSLLVVEDDAIVRMLIVDVLEELEFKVLEADGSEKALEFLKDQGQHIDLMMTDVGLPIMDGRELANEARKLRPTLPILFASGYAENIEVPEGMHLIGKPFSIDQLRDKVKGILG; from the coding sequence ATGAGCGCCAACGCCCCCTCCCTCCTCGTCGTCGAAGACGATGCCATCGTGCGCATGTTGATTGTCGACGTACTGGAGGAATTGGAGTTCAAGGTCCTGGAGGCGGATGGCAGTGAAAAGGCGCTGGAGTTCCTCAAGGACCAAGGCCAGCACATTGACCTGATGATGACCGATGTCGGGCTGCCGATCATGGACGGCCGGGAACTGGCCAACGAGGCGCGCAAACTGCGTCCCACCCTACCAATCCTGTTCGCCAGCGGTTATGCCGAAAACATCGAAGTGCCCGAAGGCATGCATCTTATTGGCAAACCGTTTTCCATCGATCAGTTGCGGGACAAGGTCAAGGGCATCCTTGGCTGA